ttagtatttgattcaacatgcttaataTTGAAATTACGATAATTTATTCGTATGTATATCCTCGATATTTGTTATGCACGAtcggcccccatttactgagtatttcccaaaatactcaccccttacattcccacccagataagaacgaggaacaaANNNNNNNNNNNNNNNNNNNNNNNNNNNNNNNNNNNNNNNNNNNNNNNNNNNNNNNNNNNNNNNNNNNNNNNNNNNNNNNNNNNNNNNNNNNNNNNNNNNNNNNNNNNNNNNNNNNNNNNNNNNNNNNNNNNNNNNNNNNNNNNNNNNNNNNNNNNNNNNNNNNNNNNNNNNNNNNNNNNNNNNNNNNNNNNNNNNNNNNNNNNNNNNNNNNNNNNNNNNNNNNNNNNNNNNNNNNNNNNNNNNNNNNNNNNNNNNNNNNNNNNNNNNNNNNNNNNNNNNNNNNNNNNNNNNNNNNNNNNNNNNNNNNNNNNNNNNNNNNNNNNNNNNNNNNNNNNNNNNNNNNNNNNNNNNNNNNNNNNNNNNNNNNNNNNNNNNNNNNNNNNNNNNNNNNNNNNNNNNNNNNNNNNNNNNNNNNNNNNNNNNNNNNNNNNNNNNNNNNNNNNNNNNNNNNNNNNNNNNNNNNNNNNNNNNNNNNNNNNNNNNNNNNNNNNNNNNNNNNNNNNNNNNNNNNNNNNNNNNNNNNNNNNNNNNNNNNNNNNNNNNNNNNNNNNNNNNNNNNNNNNNNNNNNNNNNNNNNNNNNNNNNNNNNNNNNNNNNNNNNNNNNNNNNNNNNNNNNNNNNNNNNNNNNNNNNNNNNNNNNNNNNNNNNNNNNNNNNNNNNNNNNNNNNNNNNNNNNNNNNNNNNNNNNNNNNNNNNNNNNNNNNNNNNNNNNNNNNNNNNNNNNNNNNNNNNNNNNNNNNNNNNNNNNNNNNNNNNNNNNNNNNNNNNNNNNNNNNNNNNNNNNNNNNNNNNNNNNNNNNNNNNNNNNNNNNNNNNNNNNNNNNNNNNNNNNNNNNNNNNNNNNNNNNNNNNNNNNNNNNNNNNNNNNNNNNNNNNNNNNNNNNNNNNNNNNNNNNNNNNNNNNNNNNNNNNNNNNNNNNNNNNNNNNNNNNNNNNNNNNNNNNNNNNNNNNNNNNNNNNNNNNNNNNNNNNNNNNNNNNNNNNNNNNNNNNNNNNNNNNNNNNNNNNNNNNNNNNNNNNNNNNNNNNNNNNNNNNNNNNNNNNNNNNNNNNNNNNNNNNNNNNNNNNNNNNNNNNNNNNNNNNNNNNNNNNNNNNNNNNNNNNNNNNNNNTGAGCATgatatatttcgaaaataaattaaatatgactttgaaaattcgatcggcatgatatattcgtttCCATTTGTTATGAAATCCCCTGAATTATTCGTTGTTCGATatcagttataatatttgaaagcatgttgaattatttgaaatgcactgtaatgattcgatTTAGAAATGGTAAAGGAAATTCCGAACTTTGATATTTTCTGTttaggccctgatgcggtgggttataataaccgttcctttggcctcgccccttagaggagtaacatataggggactgatcagtaaaaccatagaaaatgagatgattttcagtgctatattcgtattttgttagtatttgattcaacatgcttaataTTGAAATTACGATAATTTATTCGTATGTATATCCTCGATATTTGTTATGCACGAtcggcccccatttactgagtatttcccaaaatactcaccccttacattcccacccagataagaacgaggaacaaACTGAGAATGAAGAGCAAGAttacttttggggatggtgatgaagcGAATCCAATTCGAGACCAGTCGAATTTAATCCGTCTGTCAATTTTATCATCATGTATTtcgcttccgcatttcgttttaatcgcattgtaaagacgattacttaattatgaaatagactggttATTTTgattactacgaggcttgttgtttacaAATTGTGTGATTTtgaaacaacgccggtgtcgactaaccccggtctcggggcgtgacactaaCGTTTCCGCTATATATTATAAGTCTGGGACCCACAAAGAAAGTCGCCGCCTTTGGAGTGAAGAGATGGTCGGAAGAATTAATGGAGGGAGAAGAAGAATGTTGATGGTGATAATGGAGGGAAAATCGTGAAGGgttcttatttaattaaaattttaatattaaaaaaaattaaaacaaagtcTTAATTTAATGTACATATTAATTGCAATGGAgagttataattaatttttttttgaaagtagAAATCTTTTAATATGAAAATCTGACACGAAGActaatttataaaatgaaagtATGTCCGGAGATTTTAGGGTTGATTCTATCCTACATGTAGGAGCACTACTTCTATGATAGAATCAAGGATCCAAATTTAACCACACATACATGgggtccactaatttttttatccATCCAAATCATGTGCATCGAAGCTACCGGATTTTAGGTTATATGTTAAAGTTATAAtgtcttaaaataaaataaaaattatcaattatttttccaCATAAAAAAACTTGCGATTTAGCGAAGCAGCCGACAGCCCAAAAAAATCAGCAGCATAGGGTAGAACAAAAACCTTACATGGTCTTGATCGAGGCACTCTGCAGGATGTGTGTAAGCCTTTCTTTGTATGACATGGAATACTAGATTTTtactttatttcaaaattttctgcTATATCACCAAGATTTAGTTGTCCTTTTGTCACATTCAATATGGATCTTTACATGATTATAATTAGACTTCTTTTCACCGTCAAAAGCAAGCTTTCATTGTATGGCGATGCATGCTTTCAACCGCTTCGTGATATTTAAACATTTGAGTATCACGTAACGgtaaactatttgaaaatttaaaactacTTGGATGTATTGTTTGATTAAACTTGTACTTTTATTTCATTTCGTTGAgagaaaatgaaatttcataCATATGTTTCTTTCGATCCATGGTAGTTTAAACCGAAGTATAATTAATTTAGAAATAGACATTTGGCATGTTGCCTAGAGTAGTGGAACAAAAATCATGGGACTTTGAATTCTCGTTGGATGGATGGGGCCTCCGTTGTCTTTAGTGGGACAAGTTTTCATGGAAAAGAAAGTGGAACACGCTGCATTTTCAAGCAAAGCAAAACCACCATCTTTACCTAACAAAAATACTATCACACcatcatgttcttgatttttCATTATTTCTCACCTACCACTAAATAAATtatcttcaaaatatttgagaaaattatGGAAAACCTTGTGTTCTTAAATCACAACATAAATACAGATGGACTCGAGCTTTTTTGATTTTCATACATACATATTATGAATACAATTTGCCTAGTGTGAGTGAATAAAAAGAACAGCTACCTATTTTGCATTCTATTCCTAAGTTGTTTCTTTCAAGCCAAGTTGATGTTTTGGTTTTCTTGCATTTTGTTTGCTGTATCAACTCTGTTTCTTGACCAAAATCATCACCTGATCGAATCTTGAAGTTCATAGAATCTGCATCAAATGAACATGGAAACCACTCGATTCACCTACAACCAGATATCGGACCAAGAATCTGAACCATCCTTTTCGGGTATTCTTGAAATCCATGTTCATCATGCAAGAAACATTCACAACATATGCATATACGACAACCAAGATGTTTATGCAAAATTCTCCCTCACATACAATCCTGATGATGTTCTATCTACCAGTATCATCAATGGAGGCGGCAAGAACCCAGAATTCAACGAGGATTTGATCATGAAAATCAACATAAGGGATGCTGTGCTCAAATGTGAGATATGGATGCTTAGTAGAGCCAAGAATTTCATGGACGATCAGCTTCTTGGATTTGCTCTTGTCCcaatttcttctgttttggGTAAAGGGAAAGTGACTCGAGATTTTGATCTTTCTTCAACTGATCTGTTTCATTCCCCTGCGGGTACCATCAAACTTTCGCTTTCCTTACATGCAAACACTCCGCTGAATCTAATGTCAGTTCCTTTCGCTGATTCAGTTGCTGATTCTTCTACCACTTCTGAACTTTTAGTGGATAAAAAGATTTCGGAAGATTACTCGAGGATAGAATTTCCTGACATAAATGTAGTTGATGAAAATCAGCAGATGGTTGCAGAGTATTTTGATTTGGCTAAAAATGGAAACCTTTTAAAGGCGGATGGCTTGTTCCTTTGCCTTGGGGCTGCGTCAGATGTGCTTATCGACGACTATGAAATGGCTGGTAACTCGTCTGAGGGGTATCATTCGGCTTCAACATCACCTGATGGAAGTATCCAAAATTCAGGTCTTCACAGTTCTACCATGACAAGCTTAAGTGGAGATCGAAATCTTGTGGATACAATGGAGAAAAGAAGTCAAGTGTTCAGCGATTATTCGACTTCGTTGGATGATAATGGATCAATCATAGCAGAAACTTCTATTTTGAAGAAGAATGACGATTCTCAATTTGGAAACAAGCTTAACTTTTCCAGTAAAGACGAGGAAAGCAACATAGAAAGGAACAAACATGCAGCGAAAATAGCAAGCAATATTAAGCTTGAGGCCGAGGAGTCCGCCATGCAGCAACAAATAGTTGACATGTATATGAGGAGCATGCAGCAATTTACAGAGTCTCTGGCAAATATGAAGCTTCCAATGGACTTAAGTAAGCCTCAAGCTGATGAACATGGCGATTCGGTTCAGAATCCGAATGAAAACGTAGAGCCCGAGGACAAGAGAAAAGATGGTTCCAGGGTATTTTACGGCAGCAGGGCATTTTTCTAGcataaatttatcatttaatGGTTATGTTTCTAATATGTTGACTCGCTTACATATCAAGAAACAAGATCCTTTGCGTTCAATAACCTTCTCCAATCTCAGAAGCTCATGTTTTACACATCTATATATATTGTGTTTCAATTCCATATATTACATGACTAGAAGTTATTTCTGTTGATGAGAGAATAAATCAGTTCAAGGCTTCGACAATCTTGTTGAAAGGGAGGGCCTCATTTTCACAATTTGTTCGTCGTCAACTCCCATCATTGCAGCTGCAAATCCTGCTTCGAAGAAGCTTTGGACAGAGTCTTCCATGTATTTTTTCGCTTCTCTAACCGTCATGTCTTTCCCAAAATTCCCAAGATTACTCGTCAGTATATCATCTCCTCTCAACACAgctgctagttgtatcagttcCTGCTGAAATTCACTTACTCTGGCATCTTCATTTGCATCTCCTTGCCTGATCTTAACTGGAGTGGGAAGTTTCTCTACGTAAAAAAGAGCATCAAAACAGCAACTGTGAGAAAATTTAGAGCCAATTTCAGAAATTTAAAGTTGTAATGAAGCTAATCATTTAGTAACCTGCACAATCCGTTCTTGGAGTGCTGCGCTTGTTCAAAATGCCTTCAAATGTGCCAGCCCATTTTTCTCTCTTCGTTAGAGGAGGTGATGACAAGTTAAATATCTTCCTGACTGTAGCCGGAATAGAAGAATGCTCGTATTCCGAAGTCGGGTAAGGCGAGCCGTTGGGACCATGAACAACTGTACCATTATGATAATAATCTGAGTGTAAGACTTCCAAAACTAGAGAAACACAAATATGAACACGTTTAAGAGTTTCATCATGCATATTTAGAAGACTGTTCTGTCAAATGTTGATTGACGTAATGTAAAGAACAAGGGAggatattttacttttttacttCTTATGTCCTTTTTGTTTATGATGCCAAAAGATGATGGTGAATAAGATCACTTTCCGtgatcaaaacttaaaatcacaATCAGCGTCACCATTTTCAAACTTCAACGACCTTACTTATTATGACAATGAATGGCCGTGATGTTACATCAGATGAGGACAAGTTAACAATCAAATTTCCACTAGATTCTTGattaatttattcatttttcaaCCCAATTTCCTATGTTTCATCTATCAATGATCCATAATTTTGCACCAACTACCATATTTATTAAGCTAATGAATGGTCATAATTTTACATCAGACGCCGACaagttaataataaaatttccaCTATATTCTCGAGTAATGTGTTCATTCTTCGACCTGATTTCCTATGTTTCATCAGTTCATGATCCAATAAATTCATTAAAGAGCTGCAACAATAACGGGATTTTTTTCGCAATTAGGATGAGCCATATTCGCATCTGCTGCATTAAATCAATGATTCATACCACGAGAATCCCATCTAGAATACTTTTCAAATCAAGAATCACCTTACAAGTAGTAATaacgaaaaagaaattaaactCACCAGTGCCCTTTTCAATCCAAGGAGAAATAAGGATGGCAGGAACTCTAACTCCCAATCTGtcaaaattgaacaaaaatggCTCAGGCCCCACGATCCCATCGGGGTTTGGAATCCCACGATTCGGCGTTGGAACATGATCATAGAATCCTCCATGTTCATCATATGTAATCACAAACAGAGTTTCATTCCACTGAGGACTGCCCCTAATTGTCTCATACACCTCCTTCACAAACATCTGCCCCTGATACACATCATGTGATGGATGGTCATCGTTAGCAGGCTCGATCTTTGAATCTGTGTATCGTTGCTCGATAACAACGTAGCCCGGTAATTTTCCATTTTTAGCATCCTTCTTGAACGTCAAGTCATAGGGATGAAACTTcgtaaaatatttgagttttcTCAAGTTTCTGTAAAAGAGAGTGGCTGGAATGTTTTGGAAGTATATTCCAAATGATATCCCGGCATCATAAAGATCCTCAAAAATGGTTCGCTGCGGGAAGCCTTTGGCGAGCTGTGCAGGCACGTTGGACGTGGCGCCATGGGAAGTGCCCGAATGAACGTACAGACGGTTTGGTTGGGTTGAAGCCGGAACGGAGGCAAACCACCTATCCACCACCGCAAATTCAGACACCAAAGACTGGTACACAGCAACCTGAGAgcagaattttaaaatttttgaaatttcatatttaatgtttctaaatattaaaaaaaatcaacattaaATTCATTCTCGTCCACCCTTTATCAATTGAACAAAAATATGCATTCCACTAAGATATTCAGCGTgaaagatatttttatacagAAGAGAATGGGACAAAAAACAACATAACAACAGGTCTATGCCCATTAAGCTTAAAGAAATGGCAAATTAACGAAAAGTGACATGATGGTGTAATGCAGATCATTAAAAGCTGCAACTTTGGCCTAACTTTAAagctttaaataaattattgccACAAAACAGAAATGCcgacattaaaaaaataaataaataaattcatacAAAAACCACCCAGCTGTTCTCCAACATGTGTATTTTCAAGCAAAGACAACAAATATAGAACCAAAAAAGAgacaaaaaattaatgaaaagagTAACCTTTTCAGGACAAAATCCATTCATGACACTTTGTGGCATGTTAGGATCCATGGATAAAGCTTGCTGAGCAAACCCATTCATGGGGGGTGGTTTAACAGAAGTAccatttgatccaaaaatctgTTCTCTAATAGCTTGAAATGAGTGGCCCGGATCAGGGTCTACGAAATGGGATTGATTCCCAAAGAAAATCTTGGATGAATTCGGATCACTTGTGTTGAGACGGTTGGATTCAGAGCCATGAACGCCATTGATTTCAGGGTTGAGCTTCTTCATCCATCCGAGCATGTGGTCGAATGAGCGGTTCTCCATTACCAGTATCACCACCGTCTTTATTGGGCTGGAGGCGGAGGTACGACACGGGTGGGAGGCGGtaaggaggaggaggaggatgaCGAAGGTAGCGGCGGCTGTGGCGGTTTTCGCCATTGATGAAATCTTGATTTTGCAAGTAAGATTTACTTTGAGGAAGAGAATACTTTATAGTTTGTATGGTTCACTGAACTCATGCTATTATGCTTTTTCCTTTTACAAATTacaatttaaaacattttttaagcataaaaagaaaaaaattataattttttccccgaataaaagaaatatcatatttcttgaaaaagatttgattttcaTTCTCTTTTTATACTTTTATGATCTGGAATGTAGATCACAAAAACCTAATCTAAAATTACACGTGGCAAAGATATTTGGTCTTGTTTACTTCCACGTATCATGACATGTTTTGTCATTTAACCCAATTTGCATGCATTTATTTTAATCTTATCTCATTTTCATTTACTTTTGTATTCTTTTTTGTTGGGAGAGTTTgttatatttcaatttcaaattcgtaattttatcttaaatttggAATTTTGTATTAGAGCAAGTGTTTTGTAATTCAATTGttgattattgaattttatgttacaaacgatttttattttaataatattttacattttattcattcacacatttattttatatgcaTACTAATGTAAGATACATAGGTAAATcccttaaatatattataaaacaacAAATATGAAGTCGTATGTATGATAGTGATCATGAAACACATCTAagttattgtatattctaagcATGTTTCTGGTCAATTCAACCACCTAAAAGAAAGATAAAACTCGCTCGAGCGTGAAATTAACATAAGTGATGTTATATAACACATTTCACTGGTAGGGACATAGAGATATTCAAACACACAGATggggatgctcatatgatgagttcACTGAACAATTTCCCTCTGACTTTACAAGTGattatcatttatcgagtggatAAGTccgcggttatggttgtacaccattaatcCTTACGATCCGAGACAACACTGAGTATTTACGTGCTAGTGTTatactttgactcgtttaccggatCTATGAGGGTAATCAAGTGACAAGATTGAGCGTAGTGGCCAGACATATAGGATTCAGTGCATTGTATTCGGAGATTCACCTTCCGTATATGGGTGAGGATATCCTATATAATCTAATGAGTTTATAGTGCTTTGAATCTCTGGACATAGTATAAAATATGCTTTAAGGTAAAGTGGATCCCTAGTTGCACATGTGATGTCATTATGATCACTCAAAGATACATAGCATCATTATCAAATTCATATGAAACCGTCTATATACCAATGATTTTAGATTCTGTAGCGATATATGAGATGTGTAatgtccgaaaaaccaacctacgtaaacagcatgcatgcaaattattttcattgttttatttaattgcttttaaatgcttgcatgatatttattatatgattaaatgtataattgcatgattaaatgataatatgacatgattacatgaaattaaggattttactcgaatattcgataataggcaggggaaaggagaccggagacgactAAGACAAGAACatgtatttttctttaattaatggcaaggcttcctaatatgattaaaaatgatttaattttcttaaaacattggagttcgaattattttacgagtcgagctcaaattttcccgggaagccgattttgggcaaacaaggagtttaaaagatcaaaaatattattttatggaaacttattttataaaattttatgtgttgattaaataagtgttattggactcaatttaattatttaaataaggcCTAATTGCCCTTAAGCTTGCAAACCCAAAACTAAAACCCATTAGCATgtaattaaatctataaataactAAATCTAGTGTTTATTTACCCCAAAATCACTATCGTAGCAGACGAAATTCACCCTTACACACACCTACAATTTCGAAAAATAGGAAGGAAGAaaggcttgtgttcttcgtcgtccggtcgtccaacgtcgcaccctcgccaacgatcgtctattcgagcgttataaactcaaagacacgttttctaaaccctttcaaacacaataaaaatcataatatgcatgatttaattgattatgcatgaaaaatattggtgttcgattattttacgataCGTTACGTATTTTCAGAGTTTCaatgattttacgcttgttatgaaaacgtttttgaatccaacggacacgctgccaaaacataataaaatatgaatggAATATAGTCGAAACATGATAAAATTGAAGGAAATAATATGCTGGAAACCGTAGGAATCTATCAAGAGAAGAGTCGTGGGTTTGTAGGGGTTGTGCGAATTCAAGAAGGTTCGGTTGTTATGCATGGGCACTTGGGGTTCGACCAGGTCTGGAGGTTGGGCCCTAAGGTCGTGGTTAGGTCTTAGGAAGAGTCTTAGGAGGGCTAGGGCTCGAGtcatgggctggggaagagtccatgtgaagtgggactctcccTCAAGCGTGCGTGTGTACAACAGCGGCCAAGGGGGCGCACTGCTGGGGCTTG
This genomic window from Primulina huaijiensis isolate GDHJ02 chromosome 7, ASM1229523v2, whole genome shotgun sequence contains:
- the LOC140980896 gene encoding uncharacterized protein isoform X1, whose translation is MNMETTRFTYNQISDQESEPSFSGILEIHVHHARNIHNICIYDNQDVYAKFSLTYNPDDVLSTSIINGGGKNPEFNEDLIMKINIRDAVLKCEIWMLSRAKNFMDDQLLGFALVPISSVLGKGKVTRDFDLSSTDLFHSPAVADSSTTSELLVDKKISEDYSRIEFPDINVVDENQQMVAEYFDLAKNGNLLKADGLFLCLGAASDVLIDDYEMAGNSSEGYHSASTSPDGSIQNSGLHSSTMTSLSGDRNLVDTMEKRSQVFSDYSTSLDDNGSIIAETSILKKNDDSQFGNKLNFSSKDEESNIERNKHAAKIASNIKLEAEESAMQQQIVDMYMRSMQQFTESLANMKLPMDLSKPQADEHGDSVQNPNENVEPEDKRKDGSRVFYGSRAFF
- the LOC140980896 gene encoding uncharacterized protein isoform X2 yields the protein MNMETTRFTYNQISDQESEPSFSGILEIHVHHARNIHNICIYDNQDVYAKFSLTYNPDDVLSTSIINGGGKNPEFNEDLIMKINIRDAVLKCEIWMLSRAKNFMDDQLLGFALVPISSVLGKGKVTRDFDLSSTDLFHSPAVDKKISEDYSRIEFPDINVVDENQQMVAEYFDLAKNGNLLKADGLFLCLGAASDVLIDDYEMAGNSSEGYHSASTSPDGSIQNSGLHSSTMTSLSGDRNLVDTMEKRSQVFSDYSTSLDDNGSIIAETSILKKNDDSQFGNKLNFSSKDEESNIERNKHAAKIASNIKLEAEESAMQQQIVDMYMRSMQQFTESLANMKLPMDLSKPQADEHGDSVQNPNENVEPEDKRKDGSRVFYGSRAFF
- the LOC140980896 gene encoding uncharacterized protein isoform X3; the protein is MKINIRDAVLKCEIWMLSRAKNFMDDQLLGFALVPISSVLGKGKVTRDFDLSSTDLFHSPAGTIKLSLSLHANTPLNLMSVPFADSVADSSTTSELLVDKKISEDYSRIEFPDINVVDENQQMVAEYFDLAKNGNLLKADGLFLCLGAASDVLIDDYEMAGNSSEGYHSASTSPDGSIQNSGLHSSTMTSLSGDRNLVDTMEKRSQVFSDYSTSLDDNGSIIAETSILKKNDDSQFGNKLNFSSKDEESNIERNKHAAKIASNIKLEAEESAMQQQIVDMYMRSMQQFTESLANMKLPMDLSKPQADEHGDSVQNPNENVEPEDKRKDGSRVFYGSRAFF
- the LOC140980894 gene encoding non-specific phospholipase C2-like; the encoded protein is MAKTATAAATFVILLLLLTASHPCRTSASSPIKTVVILVMENRSFDHMLGWMKKLNPEINGVHGSESNRLNTSDPNSSKIFFGNQSHFVDPDPGHSFQAIREQIFGSNGTSVKPPPMNGFAQQALSMDPNMPQSVMNGFCPEKVAVYQSLVSEFAVVDRWFASVPASTQPNRLYVHSGTSHGATSNVPAQLAKGFPQRTIFEDLYDAGISFGIYFQNIPATLFYRNLRKLKYFTKFHPYDLTFKKDAKNGKLPGYVVIEQRYTDSKIEPANDDHPSHDVYQGQMFVKEVYETIRGSPQWNETLFVITYDEHGGFYDHVPTPNRGIPNPDGIVGPEPFLFNFDRLGVRVPAILISPWIEKGTVVHGPNGSPYPTSEYEHSSIPATVRKIFNLSSPPLTKREKWAGTFEGILNKRSTPRTDCAEKLPTPVKIRQGDANEDARVSEFQQELIQLAAVLRGDDILTSNLGNFGKDMTVREAKKYMEDSVQSFFEAGFAAAMMGVDDEQIVKMRPSLSTRLSKP